GAGTGCCGCTCTGCTCTTCCGAGGTGTAAACCTGGAGTTGTTGGAAGGGCAGAGAAGAGCCTATGGGGGAGCTCAGGCCTGCTGAAGAGGGCAAGGCTAAGGGGAAAGGACCGTGCCCCTCCTCAGGGTCACCCCTGCAACCGGTCGTCTGACCTGTCCTCCCAGTTAGCAGGCAGCCCTTTGCACACCCGGCCACCGTCCCACCGGGAGGGAACCGACTCGGTCTCTCTGCGGCTGGGGCAAGACTGCGGGACCAAGGGGCGCAAAGGCTGGTCCCCCAACTCCCAGGAACCTCTGCCTGCCTTCTTTTCACACGCAGCCCGGCTGCCACCTGACGAAGCGGGGCCCAGCGCCTAGAAACCGGCGTCCCAGCCTGCCCAGAAGTCTTTGGAAGCCGAAACGCCGGTTACGCCGAGGCGAGTCCAGGGCCAGGCACCTCCGACGGCGCTTCCTTCTCCCAGGGAAGCCGGCTGGGCCCACGACTCCTTCCACCCCCGCAtcagttcccttcattatatcaaattaatattattgatgcatatttttacttatgtattttcttcaatacatgtttgtatgacaattgtttgtgtatacagttgtgacaaaaaaaaagaaagaaataaaaagaatccgGGAGACTCGCGGAGAGGCCCGCCCGGCCCTTTCTTTCCCAGGCTGGAAGGCGCCCGGGGAGCCTGGGCAAGCCGGAGGAGGTGCGCGGGGTCGGGGTCGGGGGGCTGCGGGGAAGCGAGGGGCGGCCGCCCCCGTCCGTCCACGGCTGACCCGCCCGTTTCCCCGCGCTCCTGGccgcccttccccccctccctccccccctccctccctcccggccCCGAGGCAGAGGCGGAGGCGGTGGGCGCAGCGCTTTattgccgggggggggaggggcgccCGTCACAGGAAGGTCATCACCGTCCCCTTCTTGCCCACCTGCCAGGGCTCCAGCGGCTGGAAGCGGATCAGGATCCTGCGGGAGGAGCGCAGAGTCAGAGCCGGAGACCCGCCGCCGCCCGCCCACCCGCCCCTCTCGGCTCACCTGTCGGCGCCCAGCCCCAGCTCGCGGGCCAGGAACTCGGCGAAGCGCGCGCTGTGCGTCCGGTTCTGCTCGGCCGAGCCCACCGCGCCCACCGCCCAGACCGAGAGCAGCGCGCCCGGCGCCGCCGAGCCGCCCATGGATAGCGCCAGCTCGCCCTTCACCGTCGCCGCCACTCGCTGCGGGGAAGCCTGCGGGTCAGCCGGGGAGGGACGGACGGGGGGCGGCCGCCCCTCGCCTCCCcgcagcccccccaccccgaccCCGCGCACCTCCTCCGGCTTGCCcaggatggcggcggcggcggcgctgagCCGGGCGGGCAGGTCGCGGGGCAGCTGCGCCGCCGGCACGTTGGTCTCCAGCTCCACGAAGGGCATCTTGTGCGGCgccccggaggaggaggagggaatccGCCGGCCCTGCCTCCCGCGGCGGGAAGGGCGGGGGCGCAGGACGCACCCTCGCCGGGCGGGATCGTTGCCGAGACGCTCCGCCTTTTCCCTTTAGGGTAAACTATCGCGAGCATCCGGAATCTCCGCCCTGTCGCTCCTTTCAATAAAAGAAGAGATTTCGCGCTTTCATGAAGAAGGTTAAAATACCTCAAAACAGACGCCCCGAGCGGCGTTTCCGAGGCCCTCCGATCTCGCCCGAGGAGCCGAACGCTGCGAGAGCGGCCGAGACCGGAAGGGGCGTGCCGCAGGGCGGTTGGGTAGCGGGCAGCCAATAGACGGCCGCCTTGCTGCCCGGTGGCGCGCCGGCTGCTGGGATCCCGGCTTCGGCCAGGATGGTCCGTGTCTCCCGGGGGGGGGCGGCGCGGAGGGGGGGGCGGGCGCGGAGGGGGGGGTGTCCCCCGGGGAGGCTCCGCGGCTGAGCGTTGCTGTCTCCGCAGATCCGGATCGCCGCGCTCAACGCCAGCTCGGCCGTGGAGGACGACCCCGAAGGGACCCTCAAGAGCCACAAGTCGCAGACCAAGGAGGCGCAGGTGACTCGCCCGACGGGCCTTGTGTGGCTCGCGCGGTTCCCCCGCCCTCCGTCCGTCCCCGGAGGCGGCCAGCCGGGCTCGCCGGTTCTGAGAGCTGTGGAAGCCTGTGGGCCTCCGGCGGAGAAGAGCCAGCTGAGAGGCGCTGAAATTCTTCCCTTTCACTTGGGGGGCGGATTCTTCCTCGCAGGCAATAAAGGCCCTTCTCCGGCTCTGAGGGCTCAAGGAAGCCGTGCTGGTTAAATGCCCAAACCCTCTGCTGAGGTCCGTCAGCCTGATAAACAGCAGTTACGTTGCATTGATCGTTTTTTAAATGATTGCTACCTATGAGTAGATACTGTCCCTGTGCCCCCAAGTGAGGTCAGCCGGGAGCTGCTTTTATAGATCTCAGGTATTGCTCTGGTTATTGATTATGTTCTCTGATTATATGTTACTGTAATCAGAAGCTAGATGGGGGGGGGATCTGGAAGAATCTCTTCCAAACCATGGCTCGTGGCTGTCCAAGATCACAGGTTTTAGAATAGATTAGAGCCTAAAAGGTTTTACTGTAGCTAACACATAACTCTAGAAAGTTGTGTAGTCTCCtaaaaataatatcaaataaaATGAGCCGCTTTGGTAAACAAATGCATTATTGAGAAAGTGATCCTGGTGGAAGATCAATAATAAAATCAGTAGAGAGCATATCTCAGGGtctgagaggggagggaatggctgGTTTAGCCCAAATAGCCTTGGCCTGGTGAACAGATGCGATATATAGGATGAGAGACGTGGTTGTCTGCTTGCTCCTTGCCACCAGAATATCCAC
This genomic stretch from Ahaetulla prasina isolate Xishuangbanna chromosome 15, ASM2864084v1, whole genome shotgun sequence harbors:
- the DDT gene encoding D-dopachrome decarboxylase → MPFVELETNVPAAQLPRDLPARLSAAAAAILGKPEERVAATVKGELALSMGGSAAPGALLSVWAVGAVGSAEQNRTHSARFAEFLARELGLGADRILIRFQPLEPWQVGKKGTVMTFL